One region of Acidimicrobiales bacterium genomic DNA includes:
- a CDS encoding Asp23/Gls24 family envelope stress response protein, giving the protein MTEASEKDAAAIGARPARSGNGSAQGGAKLKTDRGTTSISDSVVAKIVGLATREIPGVQAMGKSMARTMGALKSALPVVDADAMTQGVSVEVGERQAAIDVDIVAYYGQSIVDVAEAVRRNILARVEGMTSLDVVEVNVTVDDVYIEGSEDQSGRVE; this is encoded by the coding sequence ATGACCGAAGCCTCAGAGAAGGACGCTGCTGCCATTGGTGCCAGACCGGCGAGGAGCGGAAATGGCTCCGCGCAAGGCGGCGCCAAGCTCAAGACCGACCGGGGTACGACCAGCATCTCGGACTCAGTGGTCGCCAAGATTGTAGGTCTAGCCACCAGGGAGATCCCTGGGGTTCAGGCCATGGGCAAGTCCATGGCGCGAACCATGGGGGCACTCAAGAGCGCCCTTCCCGTCGTTGATGCCGATGCCATGACCCAGGGAGTCTCGGTCGAGGTCGGTGAGCGACAGGCGGCAATAGATGTGGACATCGTTGCCTACTACGGCCAGAGCATTGTCGACGTGGCGGAGGCTGTGCGCCGGAACATCCTGGCTCGCGTCGAAGGGATGACTAGCTTGGATGTCGTCGAAGTCAACGTCACGGTCGACGACGTCTACATCGAGGGCTCCGAGGACCAATCCGGCCGGGTCGAATGA